The nucleotide sequence GTAATCAGAATTACAACAGCTTGAGGATCTTTCTCAAGTATTTGTTCTAGCCAGTAAAACCCTTCTTTCCCACTTGTTGTATCCTGACTATAATTCATGTCAAGAAGAATTAGATCGAAGCTGTCATTATTTAAAAGGAAAGGTATTTTCCTTGGGTCTTTCTCTATTACAACCTCTTTAATATGTTTTTTGAGCAGCATTTTGGCTGCTAATAACACATCTTCGTCATCATCGATTATTAGTATTTTATTGATTTCTTCTTCCACGAGATTTTGATTTTATAATAAATTGTAAAATGCCACAACTGTGCCAAGAGCGAAAAAATACCTCTAAGCGAATGAATCGTTAAATGTAGTGAAAATATTGTTCGAATTTGAACAGGTTGTCTTACTGATTTGTAACTATTTCGAACATGTTTGTAAGACCAAGCAAAGGAACTCCTGTGATGTGATAGTATTCTGCTTTACTCTTTTCCCATTTAGTGAAAGCTTCGAAATATTCTGTTTGAGCCTCTATGTATTTGTCTTGCTGAATATTCAGTTTAAAAAGATCGGTTTCACCATTTTGAAGATTGACTAATTCAGCATCTAATAGTCTTCTGTAGTTTTGTGAGACACCTTGATACTGAACGAGCAAATCTTGAAATGCTACACTTTGAGCATAAGCTCCCAGAACTTCATTTTTAAGCTCCACCTGGTTTTGCGCAACTTGATATTCATTGCTCTGAAGTTTTAATCGAGTCTGCTGAATTTTCCCCCTTTCTTTTCTGAGTAATATGGGAAAGGAAAAATCTATACCCATTTTGTAATTTTCACCAAATTCTACAGATCGAGTACTAAAGTCAGGATCAAGTGGAGCATCGATAAAGGAATACGATAAATCTATTTGTGGCTTGAAGCTTTCTTTAGCCCATTTCAAATCAGCATTCAATTGATTCCGTTTTCCAGCTAGTTTATTGATTTCTGGGTGATTGGTGAGTGCGAATTCGATTCCTTGCTTTACATCAGTATCCAGGGGTGCGAAGAAAAGAGAAGATGAATCAGGAAGAACGTTAGGTTGTAACTCTAATGGAAGAAGATTCTCTGACCATAAATGCTTAGCAAGATTCAATTTTGCTAATTCATATTCTAGAGTAGCCTTTCGATAATCCACGATTCTTTTTTGGTAATTAATTTTTGCTTGAAGAGTGTCAACTACTGCAGCTTCTCCAAACTCATAATCGATCAAAGTTCGTTCGAAGAGGTTTTCTGCAAGGACTATTGCCTGTGCAAGTAATGCTTGTTTTTTACTGTAGAGGTACCAATTCCAGTAATCTTTAATGACGGTAAATAAGATTTTATTGGTCTCTTTTATCTGTTCAGCATCAGCGATTTGAGAAAAAGCTTTGGCTTTTTGTATGGCATTTCTCCTTTCATCGAAAAATAGCCCTTTACCTATAGGTACAGATACTCCAATAGCGACCTGTTCATTATTAGTGGTGTTAGGGATAAGACTCTGACGATTTACAAATTCTCCTTCATTTCTAAGGAATTCGATTTTTGGATCTATCCCTATATATGTTGGGATTTTAAGAGAGGTACTTAATAGGTCATAGTATTCTATTTCCTTAAAATCTTTCAGACTATAATCTAGCTCAAGCTTGGGGTCAAGCTGTCCTCGTGCTTCTCTGATTCTAGCTATAGCATCTTGGCTCAAAAGGTTAGCTTGCTTGACGATTGGGTGATAGGACAATGTAATTTTTAAAACCGATTCAAGCGATAGGTAAGACGTGTCTGTTTTTACCGAATCTTGTTGTGAGAAGGTTTTTAAACATGATAGAATGATTATGGAAATTATAAACAATCTCATTTCTTATCCTTTTGCCCCTCTTTATCATTATCCTCATATATGGTGGGAGGGAAGCCATTTCCTTGTCTCCAGATTTCATACCAAATAGGAACATTGTTTAGCATTACCCACCCTTTTATACCAGACCCTAGCCTCAGTTGAGCTGGCCATGGCTCGTCTTCAGGATCTGGTTCTACGAGGATTCTGAACATGCCGTTTTTACTCTGTACTCGATCAATAAT is from Marinobacter alexandrii and encodes:
- a CDS encoding TolC family protein — protein: MRLFIISIIILSCLKTFSQQDSVKTDTSYLSLESVLKITLSYHPIVKQANLLSQDAIARIREARGQLDPKLELDYSLKDFKEIEYYDLLSTSLKIPTYIGIDPKIEFLRNEGEFVNRQSLIPNTTNNEQVAIGVSVPIGKGLFFDERRNAIQKAKAFSQIADAEQIKETNKILFTVIKDYWNWYLYSKKQALLAQAIVLAENLFERTLIDYEFGEAAVVDTLQAKINYQKRIVDYRKATLEYELAKLNLAKHLWSENLLPLELQPNVLPDSSSLFFAPLDTDVKQGIEFALTNHPEINKLAGKRNQLNADLKWAKESFKPQIDLSYSFIDAPLDPDFSTRSVEFGENYKMGIDFSFPILLRKERGKIQQTRLKLQSNEYQVAQNQVELKNEVLGAYAQSVAFQDLLVQYQGVSQNYRRLLDAELVNLQNGETDLFKLNIQQDKYIEAQTEYFEAFTKWEKSKAEYYHITGVPLLGLTNMFEIVTNQ